The Stenotrophomonas rhizophila genome has a window encoding:
- a CDS encoding 2,3-dihydro-2,3-dihydroxybenzoate dehydrogenase, translating to MKLTGFENTIALVTGASGGIGAALVQQLLDSGCRVVATDLAAPALPPHPRLHPRSLDVTDSTAVDALVGAVEATLGPIGFGISVAGVLQVGEVTGIDDAQWHHVFAVNTDGVFHLSRALARVMVPRGQGAIVTVSSNAAGVPRHGMAAYAASKAAATMFTRCLGLELAPHGIRCNIVAPGSTLTPMQTGMWADDQGAQRVIDGSPATYKAGIPLRKLATPDDIAQAVMFLLSDQAGHIAMSDLYVDGGATLRG from the coding sequence ATGAAGCTGACAGGATTCGAGAACACGATTGCACTGGTCACCGGCGCCAGCGGCGGCATTGGCGCTGCGCTGGTCCAGCAGCTGCTCGACAGCGGCTGCAGGGTGGTCGCCACCGACCTGGCCGCACCGGCGCTGCCGCCCCACCCGCGACTGCACCCGCGGTCACTGGACGTGACCGATTCAACGGCGGTTGACGCACTGGTTGGAGCGGTTGAAGCCACCCTTGGCCCGATCGGCTTCGGCATCAGCGTTGCCGGCGTGCTGCAGGTCGGCGAGGTCACCGGCATCGATGACGCCCAATGGCACCATGTGTTTGCGGTCAATACCGATGGGGTCTTCCATCTAAGCCGTGCGCTGGCGCGGGTAATGGTGCCGCGCGGGCAGGGCGCCATCGTGACGGTGAGCTCGAATGCCGCCGGCGTGCCGCGCCATGGCATGGCCGCATATGCGGCGTCGAAGGCGGCGGCGACCATGTTCACCCGCTGCCTTGGCCTGGAACTGGCGCCGCACGGCATCCGCTGCAACATCGTGGCGCCGGGGTCGACGCTGACCCCGATGCAGACCGGCATGTGGGCCGATGACCAAGGCGCGCAGCGGGTCATCGATGGCAGTCCGGCAACCTACAAGGCAGGCATTCCGTTACGCAAACTGGCTACGCCGGATGACATCGCGCAGGCGGTGATGTTCCTGCTCTCCGACCAGGCCGGCCACATCGCCATGAGCGACCTGTACGTGGACGGCGGCGCGACCCTGCGCGGTTAG
- a CDS encoding non-ribosomal peptide synthetase yields the protein MSAQMASAEGAGQLRYPLSEAQTGLWYAQRLSPAPATFNTAHVVWFEGALDVDRFRAAADAAAAEAEALCLRVAENEAGVPQQWLDPSHVPRVQVVDLSVQTDPLHAAREAMQADRLQPVDPGRDRLAQQRLFVLGPQRFAWYLRVHHLATDGYGMALFSARVCALYAGESADALQPLLPVLDEDAQYRIGERRVADAGYWRATMQDAAPAEGLGGGMAAARSDALRLTETINVPLGEQLLATAQAVGQPWPDLLTALTAEYCRRMTASDEVTVGVPYMGRLGSASARVPAMVMNVLPLRVSATADESVDDRVRDTARALVRGRRHGRYRGEQIRRDLGWSGQQHRLHGALVNVQPFYRPLPWPGVTAQLEVLCTGPVDDITFGFRGDALTSLALEIEANPQQYTRSGITAHARRLLHFVSSALEVQARGGLLADVALCLPDEAQHWLHTVNATQHAVADVSLAALLNQRLVAAPDATALRFEGEALTYAALEQRSRALALQLQAMGITRESRVVVALPRSLSLLIALVAVVRAGGAYLPVDLDHPDARLRKILASAQPQCVLAEAGDAHRFVGAPVLSPSQWATCSDAALPDTVQPGDAAYVIYTSGSTGEPKGVVVEHRAIVNRLEWMRSQYRIGPEARILQKTPATFDVSVWEFFLPLISGATLVIASPGLHRDPQALTRLIAAERITTLHFVPSMLDAWLAVPDLRGLPLQQVFTSGEALDAGLRDRFHARVDAELHNLYGPTEAAVDVSYWPASREDRSDPVPIGHPVWNTRLYVLDAQLRALPAGVPGDLYLGGVQLARGYLGREDLTAERFLDDPHVPGGRLYRSGDRARWRDDGALEYLGRGDHQVKLRGLRIELGEIESALRGLPGVTRAEVLLRDQDPGMPARLVAYVSGDVLDAGSLRRALGTQLPEYMVPAAIVVVQAWPVTANGKLDRAALPLPDTHAAGRSAQTPTEQALAALFQQVLGLAAPAAADADFFSLGGDSLTAVHLLLAIQQRWQQDPGLGAVFATPTVAGLAARLEAPLQDADHGLAPVITLARGEPGRVPLFVIHPAGGIAWNYRELGRALHPARDVHGLQSPVLDPAQPLPAGIDALAADYAARILALQPQGPVHLLGWSVGGIIAQAIAVHLQAMQRAVGALVLLDAYPSECWRAEPEPDPVAALRALLAIAGYDPERHPELDSRERIVAFLRRGDSALGNLPGHVLDGVVRAVTGTNRLIREHHHRHFVGTLVHVRAGNDHAQRPHLQSVLWQAHASRVEALPLPFLHAELTGRDAVAQLAPWLSARLQHWDGLEREDST from the coding sequence ATGAGCGCGCAGATGGCCAGCGCCGAGGGCGCAGGGCAGCTACGGTATCCGCTGAGCGAGGCGCAGACCGGGCTGTGGTACGCGCAGCGCCTGTCGCCGGCGCCCGCAACATTCAATACCGCGCACGTCGTGTGGTTTGAAGGCGCGCTGGATGTCGACCGTTTCCGTGCGGCCGCCGATGCAGCCGCCGCTGAAGCCGAGGCACTGTGCCTGCGCGTGGCCGAAAATGAAGCGGGCGTGCCGCAGCAGTGGCTGGACCCGAGCCACGTTCCGCGTGTGCAGGTGGTGGATCTGTCTGTCCAGACCGATCCGCTGCACGCCGCGCGCGAAGCGATGCAGGCCGACCGCCTGCAGCCGGTCGATCCCGGCCGCGACCGGTTGGCCCAACAGCGCCTGTTCGTGCTCGGGCCGCAGCGTTTCGCGTGGTACCTGCGGGTGCATCACCTGGCCACCGATGGCTATGGCATGGCGCTGTTCAGTGCACGGGTGTGTGCGCTGTACGCCGGCGAGAGCGCCGATGCTCTGCAGCCGCTTCTGCCGGTGCTGGACGAAGACGCGCAGTACCGCATCGGCGAGCGCCGCGTGGCCGATGCGGGCTACTGGCGGGCAACCATGCAGGACGCTGCACCCGCAGAGGGACTGGGGGGTGGCATGGCAGCGGCAAGGTCCGACGCGCTGCGCCTGACCGAAACCATCAACGTGCCGCTGGGCGAACAGCTGTTGGCCACTGCGCAGGCCGTGGGCCAGCCTTGGCCGGACCTGCTCACCGCGTTGACTGCCGAGTACTGCCGACGGATGACGGCCAGCGATGAGGTGACCGTCGGTGTGCCTTACATGGGGCGGCTGGGCAGCGCCTCGGCACGGGTCCCGGCGATGGTGATGAACGTGCTGCCGCTGCGCGTGTCCGCAACGGCAGATGAGAGCGTCGACGACAGGGTGCGAGATACCGCACGGGCGCTGGTGCGGGGCCGCCGGCATGGCCGCTACCGGGGCGAGCAGATCCGCCGCGACCTGGGCTGGAGCGGCCAGCAGCATCGGCTGCACGGCGCCTTGGTGAACGTGCAGCCGTTCTACCGGCCGCTGCCGTGGCCGGGGGTCACGGCGCAGCTGGAGGTGCTGTGCACCGGACCGGTGGACGACATCACCTTCGGTTTCCGCGGGGATGCACTGACGTCGCTGGCATTGGAGATCGAGGCCAATCCGCAGCAGTACACGCGGTCGGGGATCACTGCGCATGCCCGACGGCTGCTGCATTTCGTGTCGTCCGCGCTCGAGGTGCAGGCACGCGGTGGCCTGCTGGCAGACGTTGCGCTGTGCCTGCCTGACGAAGCGCAGCACTGGCTGCACACCGTCAATGCCACGCAACATGCGGTTGCCGATGTGTCACTTGCTGCGCTGCTGAACCAACGGCTGGTCGCCGCGCCGGACGCAACCGCACTGCGGTTTGAAGGCGAGGCACTGACTTACGCCGCGCTGGAGCAGCGCAGCCGCGCGTTGGCGCTGCAGCTCCAGGCAATGGGCATTACCCGCGAGTCGCGCGTGGTGGTGGCCCTGCCGCGTTCGTTGTCGCTGCTGATCGCGCTGGTGGCGGTGGTGCGCGCCGGCGGCGCGTACCTGCCGGTGGACCTGGACCATCCGGATGCGCGGCTACGGAAGATCCTGGCGTCGGCACAGCCGCAGTGCGTGTTGGCGGAGGCGGGCGACGCCCATCGTTTCGTGGGAGCGCCAGTCCTGTCGCCGTCGCAGTGGGCGACCTGCAGCGACGCGGCGCTCCCCGATACCGTGCAGCCGGGTGACGCGGCCTACGTGATCTACACCTCCGGCTCCACCGGCGAGCCGAAGGGCGTCGTGGTGGAACACCGCGCCATCGTCAACCGTCTCGAATGGATGCGCAGCCAGTATCGGATCGGGCCGGAGGCGCGCATCCTGCAGAAGACGCCGGCCACCTTCGATGTCTCGGTGTGGGAGTTCTTCCTGCCGCTGATCAGCGGTGCCACGCTGGTGATCGCATCGCCCGGCCTGCACCGCGACCCGCAGGCGCTGACCCGATTGATCGCGGCCGAACGCATCACCACGCTGCATTTCGTGCCGTCCATGCTGGATGCCTGGCTGGCCGTGCCCGATCTTCGGGGCCTGCCGCTGCAGCAGGTGTTCACCAGTGGCGAGGCGCTCGACGCCGGGTTGCGCGACCGCTTCCACGCGCGTGTCGACGCGGAGCTGCACAATCTCTACGGCCCCACCGAAGCAGCGGTCGATGTCAGTTACTGGCCGGCGTCCCGCGAGGACCGTTCGGACCCGGTGCCGATTGGCCATCCGGTCTGGAACACCCGGCTGTACGTGCTGGATGCACAGCTTCGGGCGCTGCCGGCGGGCGTGCCCGGCGACCTGTATCTCGGCGGGGTGCAGCTCGCGCGTGGCTACCTCGGGCGCGAGGACCTGACCGCCGAGCGCTTCCTCGACGATCCGCACGTTCCCGGAGGGCGCCTGTACCGCAGCGGCGACCGGGCACGCTGGCGTGATGACGGGGCGCTGGAGTACCTGGGCCGCGGTGACCACCAGGTCAAGCTGCGCGGCCTGCGCATCGAGCTGGGCGAGATTGAATCCGCGTTGCGCGGGCTGCCCGGCGTGACCCGCGCCGAGGTGCTGCTGCGCGACCAGGACCCGGGCATGCCGGCACGCCTGGTGGCGTACGTGTCCGGCGACGTACTGGACGCAGGAAGCCTGCGCCGTGCGCTCGGCACGCAGTTGCCCGAATACATGGTGCCGGCGGCCATCGTGGTGGTACAGGCGTGGCCGGTAACGGCCAACGGCAAGCTCGACCGCGCCGCGCTGCCACTGCCGGATACCCACGCGGCCGGCCGCAGCGCGCAGACGCCCACGGAACAGGCACTGGCCGCGCTGTTCCAGCAGGTGCTCGGGCTGGCGGCGCCGGCTGCGGCGGACGCGGACTTCTTTTCGCTGGGCGGCGATTCGCTGACGGCCGTACACTTGCTGCTGGCGATCCAGCAGCGTTGGCAGCAGGACCCGGGATTGGGTGCGGTATTCGCCACGCCGACGGTGGCGGGCTTGGCTGCACGCCTGGAGGCGCCGCTGCAGGACGCCGACCACGGCCTGGCGCCAGTGATCACCCTCGCGCGCGGTGAGCCGGGCAGGGTGCCGCTGTTCGTGATCCATCCCGCAGGCGGCATCGCCTGGAACTACCGCGAGCTGGGCCGTGCGCTGCACCCGGCGCGCGACGTGCACGGCCTGCAATCGCCGGTACTCGACCCCGCGCAGCCGCTGCCGGCGGGGATCGATGCGCTGGCGGCCGACTACGCCGCACGCATCCTCGCGCTGCAGCCGCAGGGCCCGGTGCACCTGCTGGGCTGGTCGGTGGGCGGCATCATCGCCCAGGCCATCGCGGTGCACCTGCAGGCGATGCAGCGTGCGGTGGGCGCGCTGGTCCTGCTGGATGCCTACCCCAGCGAATGCTGGCGCGCGGAACCCGAGCCGGATCCGGTGGCGGCGCTGCGTGCGCTGTTGGCCATTGCCGGCTACGACCCGGAGCGCCACCCCGAGCTGGACAGCCGCGAGCGCATCGTCGCGTTTCTGCGCCGTGGCGACAGCGCGCTGGGCAACCTGCCCGGGCACGTGCTGGACGGCGTGGTGCGCGCGGTGACCGGCACCAACCGGTTGATCCGCGAGCATCACCATCGCCACTTCGTCGGCACCCTGGTGCATGTGCGCGCCGGCAATGACCACGCGCAGCGGCCGCACCTGCAGTCTGTCCTGTGGCAGGCGCACGCCTCGCGGGTGGAAGCATTGCCGCTGCCGTTCCTGCACGCCGAGCTGACCGGCCGTGATGCCGTGGCGCAACTGGCCCCGTGGCTGTCGGCGCGGCTGCAGCACTGGGACGGCCTTGAACGAGAGGACAGCACATGA
- a CDS encoding phosphopantetheine-binding protein, producing MTDTLTAPLTLERMRADVAGMLGESPDTVGDDDHLMDLGLDSMRVLGLVLAWSNTGIALEFGHLAEHTTLAGWWQVVQQLQARANAGA from the coding sequence ATGACTGACACCCTCACCGCACCCCTGACCCTGGAACGGATGCGCGCCGATGTGGCCGGCATGCTCGGCGAATCCCCCGACACCGTCGGCGATGACGACCACCTGATGGACCTGGGCCTGGATTCGATGCGGGTGCTCGGGCTGGTGCTGGCCTGGAGCAACACCGGCATCGCCCTGGAGTTCGGCCACCTGGCCGAGCACACCACGCTGGCCGGCTGGTGGCAGGTGGTGCAGCAGCTGCAGGCCCGGGCCAACGCCGGGGCATGA
- a CDS encoding isochorismatase family protein: MALPTIPSYALPTAAELPAPRGPWQPDPARIALLVHDMQRYFLAAFGADAAPLAPATANIVRLVAHCRAQGIPVFYTAQRGNQDRRDRGLQADLWGPGMQATREHEAIIAALAPAEGDHVLVKHRYSAFQRSNLETMMRARGRDQLLVTGVYAHIGCTATVADAFQRDIEAFIAADAVADFSRADHDQALHWIARTCGVPMTTDQLLERLA; this comes from the coding sequence ATGGCGCTGCCCACCATTCCATCCTACGCGCTGCCCACGGCGGCCGAACTGCCGGCGCCGCGCGGACCGTGGCAACCTGACCCGGCGCGCATCGCGCTGCTGGTGCATGACATGCAGCGCTACTTCCTGGCCGCGTTCGGCGCCGATGCCGCGCCGCTTGCCCCGGCAACCGCCAACATCGTCCGGCTGGTCGCGCACTGCAGGGCGCAGGGCATACCGGTGTTCTACACCGCCCAGCGCGGCAACCAGGACCGGCGTGACCGCGGCCTGCAGGCCGACCTGTGGGGGCCGGGCATGCAGGCAACCCGCGAACACGAGGCGATCATCGCCGCGCTGGCACCCGCCGAAGGCGACCACGTGCTGGTCAAGCACCGCTACAGCGCCTTCCAGCGCAGCAACCTGGAGACGATGATGCGCGCACGCGGCCGCGACCAGCTGCTGGTGACCGGGGTGTACGCACACATCGGCTGCACCGCCACCGTGGCCGACGCATTCCAGCGCGATATCGAAGCGTTCATCGCGGCCGACGCGGTGGCCGATTTCTCGCGTGCCGACCATGACCAGGCGCTGCACTGGATCGCCCGCACCTGCGGCGTGCCGATGACCACCGACCAGCTGCTGGAGCGCCTGGCATGA
- a CDS encoding (2,3-dihydroxybenzoyl)adenylate synthase, translating into MNAVVSPVRVPLRQVWPPALVARYRAAGYWRGETFPGFLRERAGQFADDVAVVGGGSRLTYAQLWQEAGRIGAGLLAAGLAPGDRVVVQLGNTVEFVSVVCGLFRAGLIPVYALPAHRLTEIAHVVRTAEASAYIAASAYEGFDYRTLARELQASIPGVRHVLIVGDAAEFLSVAGLAGPADALPPDPDPQSVAFLQLSGGSTGLPKLIPRTHDDYLYSFRASNAICGIGRDSVYMVALPAAHNFPMSSPGFFGALYAGARVVLSPGAGPDTAFPLIAREQVTCVGLVPPLALLWAQAAASTPHDLSSLQVLQVGGAKLVPEAARRVIDGLDCQLQQVFGMAEGLVNYTRLHDARECVLNTQGRPISPDDEVLVVDDHGHPVAPGEVGHLLTRGPYTIRGYHNDPGANARSFTEDGFYRTGDMVQQLPGGYLVVQGRAGDHINRAGEKISAEEIEDHLLAHASVFDAAVVSMPDPYLGERSCAFVITRGERPTAASLKAWVRSRGLAAFKVPDQVVFVDAFGTTAVGKVSRRELRAQLRARHIEQTGEPR; encoded by the coding sequence ATGAATGCAGTCGTTTCTCCGGTGCGTGTGCCACTGCGCCAGGTCTGGCCGCCGGCGCTGGTCGCGCGCTACCGCGCCGCCGGCTATTGGCGTGGCGAAACGTTCCCCGGCTTCCTGCGCGAGCGTGCCGGACAGTTCGCCGACGACGTGGCCGTGGTCGGCGGCGGGTCCCGCCTGACTTACGCACAGCTGTGGCAGGAGGCAGGGCGCATCGGTGCTGGCCTGCTGGCCGCTGGCTTGGCGCCGGGTGATCGGGTGGTGGTGCAGCTGGGCAACACGGTCGAATTCGTCAGCGTGGTCTGCGGGCTGTTCCGCGCCGGGTTGATCCCGGTATATGCACTGCCGGCCCATCGCCTGACCGAGATAGCGCACGTGGTGCGCACGGCCGAAGCCAGCGCCTACATAGCTGCGTCGGCATACGAGGGTTTCGACTACCGCACGCTCGCGCGCGAACTGCAGGCGTCCATACCCGGTGTCCGCCACGTGCTGATTGTCGGCGATGCAGCGGAATTCCTTTCCGTCGCCGGGCTGGCCGGACCCGCTGACGCGCTGCCGCCGGATCCCGACCCGCAGTCGGTGGCGTTCCTGCAGCTCTCCGGTGGCAGCACCGGCCTGCCCAAGCTGATTCCGCGCACCCACGACGACTACCTGTATTCGTTCCGCGCCAGCAACGCGATCTGCGGCATCGGCCGCGACAGCGTGTACATGGTGGCGCTGCCGGCCGCGCACAATTTCCCGATGAGTTCGCCGGGCTTCTTCGGCGCACTGTATGCCGGGGCACGGGTGGTGCTCAGCCCCGGCGCAGGCCCGGACACCGCGTTCCCGCTGATCGCGCGCGAGCAGGTGACCTGCGTGGGCCTGGTGCCGCCGTTGGCGCTGCTGTGGGCACAGGCCGCAGCCAGTACCCCGCATGACCTGTCCAGCCTGCAGGTGCTGCAGGTCGGCGGGGCCAAGCTGGTGCCGGAAGCCGCGCGCCGGGTCATCGACGGGCTGGACTGCCAGCTGCAGCAGGTGTTCGGCATGGCCGAAGGCCTGGTCAACTACACCCGCCTGCACGACGCGCGGGAGTGCGTGCTGAACACCCAGGGCCGCCCGATCTCGCCCGACGATGAAGTGCTGGTGGTGGACGACCACGGCCACCCGGTCGCGCCGGGCGAGGTGGGCCACCTGCTGACGCGGGGCCCTTACACGATCCGCGGTTACCACAACGACCCCGGCGCGAACGCGCGGTCGTTCACCGAAGATGGCTTCTATCGCACCGGCGACATGGTCCAGCAGCTGCCGGGCGGCTACCTGGTGGTGCAGGGTCGCGCCGGCGACCACATCAACCGTGCGGGCGAAAAGATCTCGGCCGAGGAGATCGAAGACCACCTGCTCGCGCACGCCAGCGTCTTCGACGCGGCGGTGGTGTCCATGCCCGATCCGTACCTGGGCGAGCGCAGCTGTGCCTTCGTCATCACGCGCGGCGAGCGCCCGACCGCGGCCAGCCTGAAGGCGTGGGTGCGCAGCCGCGGTCTTGCCGCCTTCAAGGTGCCGGATCAGGTGGTGTTCGTGGACGCCTTCGGGACCACGGCGGTGGGCAAGGTCAGCCGCCGCGAACTGCGTGCGCAGCTGCGTGCGCGCCATATCGAACAGACAGGAGAACCGCGCTGA
- a CDS encoding isochorismate synthase, translated as MNDTVRADSDTIAQASDPGAGDAAEHFMLRLPGRTLDARGCHATLPSGGTATLDARARTFFAREGRTPALLVGAVPFDPKGDDALYQPASLAQGALEATAPALPFSGDIHAEPSAAQYADAVRHALAGLHNRDGELKKVVLARTLRVHSRAAIDPRALVARLGQDPDAVTYLCPLPVAAGDAPAWLVGASPELLVSRRGPQVFSHPLAGSARRRPDPDEDAQAARELLGSAKDHDEHRYVVDAIVAALRPYCEWIDAAARPTLHATTTLWHLGTRIEARLRDPSTSVATLLAALHPTPAVCGTPAALALDTIRRLEPVQRGFYAGAVGWMDAHGDGDWYVAIRCARVQGHQARIHAGAGIVAGSEPAAEVAETGVKFGALLTALGADAAPRIEGWTL; from the coding sequence ATGAACGACACAGTGCGCGCGGACAGCGATACCATCGCGCAGGCGAGCGATCCCGGTGCCGGCGACGCAGCGGAGCACTTCATGCTGCGCCTGCCTGGGCGCACGCTGGATGCACGTGGCTGCCACGCCACCCTTCCGTCCGGCGGCACCGCGACGCTGGATGCCCGCGCGCGGACCTTCTTCGCGCGCGAAGGGCGCACACCGGCACTGCTGGTCGGCGCGGTGCCGTTCGATCCGAAGGGTGACGACGCGCTGTACCAGCCCGCGTCACTGGCGCAGGGTGCGTTGGAAGCAACGGCGCCGGCGCTTCCATTCAGCGGCGACATCCATGCCGAGCCGAGTGCCGCGCAGTACGCGGACGCGGTGCGGCACGCACTGGCAGGATTGCACAACCGCGACGGAGAACTCAAGAAAGTGGTGCTGGCCCGCACGCTGCGTGTGCACAGCCGCGCGGCGATCGACCCGCGTGCGTTGGTGGCGCGGCTGGGCCAGGACCCGGACGCGGTCACTTACCTGTGCCCGCTGCCGGTGGCCGCCGGCGATGCGCCAGCATGGCTGGTCGGTGCCAGCCCGGAGCTGCTGGTGTCGCGACGTGGACCGCAGGTATTTTCGCATCCGCTGGCCGGCTCGGCCCGGCGTCGCCCGGATCCGGATGAGGACGCCCAGGCGGCCCGCGAGCTGTTGGGCTCGGCCAAGGACCATGACGAACACCGCTACGTGGTCGACGCCATCGTGGCGGCGCTGCGTCCGTATTGCGAGTGGATCGACGCTGCAGCGCGGCCGACCCTGCATGCCACCACCACCTTGTGGCACCTGGGCACGCGCATCGAAGCACGCCTGCGCGATCCGTCCACCTCGGTAGCCACGCTGCTGGCGGCCCTGCATCCCACGCCGGCGGTGTGCGGCACGCCTGCCGCACTCGCGTTGGATACCATTCGCCGCCTTGAGCCGGTGCAGCGCGGCTTCTATGCAGGCGCGGTGGGCTGGATGGACGCGCACGGTGATGGCGACTGGTACGTGGCGATCCGCTGCGCACGCGTGCAGGGCCACCAGGCCCGCATCCATGCCGGCGCCGGCATCGTCGCCGGTTCGGAGCCGGCCGCAGAGGTTGCCGAGACCGGGGTGAAGTTCGGGGCCTTGTTGACCGCGCTGGGCGCGGACGCCGCCCCACGGATTGAAGGATGGACACTCTGA
- a CDS encoding MFS transporter, with product MRSIPVVSGLPALVFAAWVGTMAMMAFVAVIGPVVRLLGLSEWHAGLSVTAAGVLWMLSARRWGALSDRIGRRRVLLIALAAYAVIYIVMAVFVDTALQAPPAVWLSVLALVGTRALVGLFYAAVPPTAAALVADEAAPGQRAGAMAKLGSANALGMVIGPAAAGWVAFHDLALTLYVAALLPVLALLVIAWRLPSAPPPAAPTNGPRAALAWYDPRLRLPVMAVFAAMISVTIAQVTVGFFAIDRLQLAPAAGARMAGLALTAVGVGLIVAQVLVMTFKNMPPRRWIALGAVISGIGFSSVALVQAPWQLLATYAVAAFGMGFVFPSFQALAADSVQAHEQGAAAGAVASVQGLGMVIGPMVGTLLYRAAPSAPYLLVGLVLLGLAAAATLDGRRAA from the coding sequence ATGCGTTCAATTCCCGTGGTATCCGGCTTGCCGGCTCTGGTCTTCGCCGCGTGGGTCGGCACCATGGCGATGATGGCGTTCGTCGCGGTGATCGGCCCGGTGGTGCGCCTGCTGGGGCTGTCCGAATGGCACGCGGGGCTGTCGGTCACCGCGGCCGGCGTGCTGTGGATGCTGTCGGCCCGACGGTGGGGCGCACTGAGCGACCGCATCGGGCGCCGCCGTGTACTGCTGATCGCACTGGCCGCGTATGCGGTGATCTATATCGTGATGGCGGTGTTCGTGGACACCGCGTTGCAGGCACCGCCGGCGGTATGGCTGTCGGTGCTTGCGCTGGTGGGCACGCGCGCCCTGGTCGGCCTGTTCTATGCCGCCGTGCCACCGACCGCTGCGGCGCTGGTGGCCGATGAAGCCGCACCCGGGCAACGTGCCGGTGCGATGGCCAAGCTGGGCAGTGCCAATGCATTGGGCATGGTGATCGGGCCCGCAGCAGCGGGCTGGGTCGCGTTCCACGATCTTGCGCTGACCCTGTACGTGGCGGCACTGCTGCCGGTGCTCGCGCTGCTGGTCATCGCCTGGCGGCTGCCGTCGGCGCCACCGCCGGCGGCGCCCACCAACGGTCCGCGTGCCGCGCTGGCCTGGTACGACCCGCGCCTGCGCCTGCCGGTGATGGCGGTGTTCGCGGCGATGATCTCGGTGACCATTGCCCAGGTCACGGTGGGGTTCTTCGCCATCGACCGCCTGCAGCTGGCCCCGGCGGCCGGCGCGCGCATGGCCGGCCTGGCGCTGACGGCGGTCGGGGTTGGGCTGATCGTGGCCCAGGTGCTGGTGATGACCTTCAAGAACATGCCGCCACGCCGTTGGATCGCGCTGGGTGCAGTGATCTCCGGTATCGGGTTTTCGTCGGTGGCGCTGGTGCAGGCGCCCTGGCAGCTGCTGGCCACCTATGCGGTGGCGGCGTTCGGCATGGGGTTTGTGTTTCCCTCGTTCCAGGCCTTGGCTGCCGATTCGGTGCAGGCGCACGAGCAGGGCGCGGCTGCCGGTGCGGTGGCTTCCGTGCAGGGCCTGGGCATGGTGATCGGGCCGATGGTGGGCACGCTGCTGTATCGCGCGGCCCCCAGTGCGCCGTACCTGCTGGTGGGTCTGGTGCTGTTGGGGCTGGCGGCTGCGGCTACCCTGGATGGGAGGCGCGCGGCATGA
- the atpC gene encoding ATP synthase F1 subunit epsilon: protein MASPPLPALLADAQGFSLQILSLAGELWNGEVREVSVPGSNGRFGVMARHAPLLGTLREGMVSVYPLKAEPPLHVYVSGGYVEVQPGKVIVMADLAVRSDDLDEGRARVAAEAARSPMAQAFTDEDYVRLHAELMHQRAVQLRGLPWK from the coding sequence ATGGCGTCACCTCCCCTGCCCGCGCTGCTTGCCGACGCACAGGGCTTCTCGCTGCAGATCCTCAGCCTGGCCGGTGAACTGTGGAACGGCGAGGTGCGCGAGGTGAGCGTGCCCGGCAGCAACGGCCGCTTCGGGGTGATGGCCCGGCACGCACCGCTGCTGGGCACGCTGCGCGAAGGCATGGTGTCGGTGTATCCGCTGAAGGCCGAACCGCCGCTGCACGTGTACGTGTCCGGTGGCTACGTGGAAGTGCAGCCTGGCAAGGTGATCGTGATGGCCGACCTGGCCGTGCGCAGCGATGATCTCGACGAAGGACGCGCGCGGGTGGCCGCAGAGGCCGCACGCTCGCCGATGGCTCAGGCGTTCACCGACGAAGACTACGTGCGCCTGCACGCCGAGCTGATGCACCAGCGCGCCGTGCAGCTGCGCGGGCTGCCCTGGAAATAG